A region of the Roseovarius nanhaiticus genome:
GCCTATCCGGTCACCTTCTGGGATCTTTTCGGCCAAGATGGCCATCCCGTGCGCACCACGCTGGCCGAGATGGGCCCGCTGCTGCTCAGCCGCCTGATGGAGCTGAGCGAGGCGCAGGAGGGCATCATGAACATCGCCTTTCGCGTCGCGGATGAGGAGGGCATGCCACTGCTCGATCTCAAGGATCTTCAAGCGCTGCTGGTCTGGGTGGGCGAAAACCGCGATGCGCTGTCGCTGCGCTATGGCAACGTGTCGGTTCAATCAGTCGGCGCGATCCAGCGCCAGTTGATGGTGCTGGAAAATCAGGGCGGCGCCGAGCTTTTCGGTGAGCCTGCCTTGGACCTTTCCGATCTGATGCAGATCCGCGCCGATGGGCGCGGGCAGATCAACATTCTTGAGGCGAGCAAGCTGATGGGCTCGCCACGCCTCTACGCCACCTTCCTTCTGTGGCTGCTGTCCGAGCTGTTCGAAACGCTGCCCGAAGTGGGCGACCCGGACAAGCCCAAGCTCGTCTTCTTCTTTGATGAGGCGCATCTTCTCTTTGATGATGCGCCCAAGGCGCTGGTCGACAAGGTAGAGCAGGTGGCGCGACTGATCCGGTCCAAGGGCGTCGGCGTCTATTTCATCACGCAGAACCCCGATGACGTCCCCGAGGATATCCTGGGTCAGCTGGGCAACCGATTCCAGCACGCCCTGCGCGCCTTCACAGCCCGCGACCGCAAGGCGCTGAGCCGTGCCGCCGAGACCTATCGCCCGAATGAGCGGTTCTCGACCGTGGATGCCATCCGGGATGTCGGCGTCGGTGAGGCAGTGACTTCTATGCTGGAGGACAAGGGCGTGCCCGGCATCGTCGAGCGCACCCTCATTCGCCCGCCATCGTCAAAGCTGGGGCCGATCGACGATGCGGGCCGACGCGGCGCGCTGGCCGCATCGCCGGTGGCCGGCAAATACGAGACCCGGATCGACCGGCAATCCGCCTACGAGATGCTGGCCGCGCGGGCCGAAAAGGCCGCAGCCGATGCTGCCAAGGCCGAGGAGGCCGCCGAGGAGAAATCCGTGGCCGAGCGCGAGTTCAACGCCGGGCGCCGCTACTCGGGCAGCCGTGTCGAGCGGTCGAGCGCGCAGCGCAAAAGCACCGGCGGCGGATTTGGCGAAGCGATCACCGGCGCGCTCTTGAAAGAGCTGAAGGGCACGACCGGACGCCGCATCGTACGGGGGATCCTCGGTGGGCTCTTCAAGGGTCGGTAAGCCAACCCTGCAAGAGTTTCTGGCATAATCGTCGATTCCGCGTTAACCTGTTGACGAGCAGTCAACAATAACAAGATGACGAAAGGGGCAGCCAGATGGCAAGCCGCAAATCGACAGGCAACAAGATGAAATCCAAAGGGCCCAAGCCCAGCCGCGCCAGCGCGTCGGCGCCCAACCCGCCCGCGCCTCTGCGCGGCAAAAGTGGACTGGCAGCCATCGCGCCCAAGCCACTGATCCCGGCGCAAGCGCCGCTGGTCATGGACATGAAGAACGGCGCGCAATCCCATGCAGAAAAGCCCAAAAAGGTGCTTGATGCGGATCTGAAACCCGCCAGAAAGAACGTGGGCAAAGATGCTGCGCTGGCCGCTGTCGATGGCGGCGCACCGCTGAAAAAG
Encoded here:
- a CDS encoding helicase HerA-like domain-containing protein, whose amino-acid sequence is MSDGIFIGGGGPEYSVAQRLSLKYANRHGLIAGATGTGKTVTLQILAEGFSAAGVPVFLSDVKGDLSGLAEAGSETFKLHGAFTSRADKIGLTDYGYRAYPVTFWDLFGQDGHPVRTTLAEMGPLLLSRLMELSEAQEGIMNIAFRVADEEGMPLLDLKDLQALLVWVGENRDALSLRYGNVSVQSVGAIQRQLMVLENQGGAELFGEPALDLSDLMQIRADGRGQINILEASKLMGSPRLYATFLLWLLSELFETLPEVGDPDKPKLVFFFDEAHLLFDDAPKALVDKVEQVARLIRSKGVGVYFITQNPDDVPEDILGQLGNRFQHALRAFTARDRKALSRAAETYRPNERFSTVDAIRDVGVGEAVTSMLEDKGVPGIVERTLIRPPSSKLGPIDDAGRRGALAASPVAGKYETRIDRQSAYEMLAARAEKAAADAAKAEEAAEEKSVAEREFNAGRRYSGSRVERSSAQRKSTGGGFGEAITGALLKELKGTTGRRIVRGILGGLFKGR